Within Rhodopirellula islandica, the genomic segment CGAGTCAGGTTCCGAGTGTGCTCTTCTTCACCATGAGCGTGATCGTCGTGACCGTGGTCGCCTTCGTCATGACCATGGTCATCGTGCCCGTGTTCCTCGTGACCATGATGAGGTGCCTCGAGTGACAGATCCTCGATCTGCTTGCGAGTCATCAAGGCGAACGGCGTGTTGCGAATACGAGCCTTGTAAGACGTTCGTGGCTTGACGTTGAGTTGCCCCAACATGCCATAGCTGCGAATGTCTGCCTTGGCCTTTGAAACAGCCGATTCTGGATCCGCAATGTTACCAAAGTCGATCGCGTTGGTCGGACAAGCAGCTTGGCAAGCGGTGACGATATCGCCATCGCGAACCGCGTTCCGCCCGTCCTTGCGAGCGTCAATCTTGGCGTGCTCGATGCGTTGAACGCAGTAGGTGCATTTCTCCATGACACCCCGTCCGCGAACGGTGACGTCCGGGTTGAGCACCAATTGCTGCAGCTTGCGATTGGCGGTTTCGATCGAGCCTGGGTAAGCATCGATGCCGTAACCAACTCCAACGTCTTTGTTGTAGTTGAAGTAGTTGAAACGGCGGACTTTGAAAGGACAGTTGTTACCGCAGTAGCGTGTGCCAATGCAGCGGTTGTAGGTCATCGCGTTGAGACCTTCATCGGTGTGAACCGTGGCCGCAACCGGGCAAACCTGCTCGCAGGGTGCCGTTTCGCAGTGCATGCAAGCAACCGGCTCTTGAACGATGTCCGCGACGTCGGAATCGCCTTGGAAGTAACGGTCAATCCGCAACCAGTGCATTTCACGGCTGTTGCCGACCTGTTCCTTGCCGACGATCGGCACGTTGTTCTCGCTTTGACAAGCGACCACGCAGGCGTTGCAGCCCAGGCACTTGGTCAAGTCAATCGACATGCCCCATTGAGGAATGTGATCTTTGCTTTCTTCGATTTGGTTGATCGGCTCTTTCCAAAGCGAACCTTCTTCACCCACCGATGGGACGTGAGGTCCCTTGGCTTCGGTGAACTCAGGCAGCTTCTTCAGCAATTCGAGCGTGCCTTCCCGAATCAGGCTGAAACTGCGGCTCTCAGCTTCGTCGCGTCCGAGTTCATCGATCGCCCAGTGATCCTGCGTCGTGACCAAATCGTATTCGGTGTATCGCGGGCGAGCTTCGACGGGATGAGCGTACAACATCGAATCGCTGAACCGAATCGGCGAAACGTTGACGCCCACCGGATCGACATCCATTTCAATGGATCCGCCAACGGCACCGACGCGAGTTCGGCCGTACCCGATTTGCGTGGTGATGACGCCAGGTGCACAACCGGGCATTTCGTAAACCGGCAATTCAACGGTTGTGTCGCCGCGACGAATCGCAACCATCAAACCGTGTTTGATTCCCAACGCTTCCGCGGTGCGGGGGCTCATCACCGCGGCGTTGTCCCAGACCAATTTCGTCAGGGCTTGCGGCAATTCTTGCAACCAACCGTTGTTGGCAAACCGACCGTCGTAGAGGCTTTCCGATGCGGTGAAGATGACCTCGATGTCGTCTTGATCGACATCCAAAGTGATCTCAGGTAGTTCGGCAGGGAGCTCGACCGACGTCTCACCAGCGGCCACTTCTTCGGCGGAAACAACGACATCTTCCGAGAAACCATCGTGCAGTAGTTTTCGCCATTGGCGATCGCTGATTGCCGATCCAGAAACCGAATCCGCGGTGCGACGGACCAATTTCTCTCCCTCGGTGACTTCTTCGGCCAGCATCAACGCCAAGACTTCTGCGGCGGAGCGACCACCCAGAAGCGGCATGATTTGCGGCTGGCAAATGCCGTAATGACCATCGACCCCGACGCAGTCACCCCACGATTCGAGCGGGTGGCTCATGGGCAGCGACCAACTGCATTTTTCAGCCGTTTCGTCGTCGTAGATGCCCAAGTAGATCGAGTGCTCAACGCGTTCGAGAGCCTTGGTGAAATTCAGATCGCCCGGTGCGGTGTGGACCACGTTGGTGTCAACGAACAACACGGTGCTCAGGTCGCCCTTGGCAATTCGATCGAATGCGTCTTGGAGCGTGAGCTGGTTCTTCAAATCCGCGCCAGCGACGGGGCGGAAGGTCTGGATTGAACTGAGCGAACCAAGTTTGGCGTTCATGTCGATGCCAGCGACGATTGCATCGGCACCGAGCGTTTCGCCAACAACGACCACACCCTTGTCACCAGCGGCGGCCAAGTCAGTAGCAGCAGCGTTCAAGAATCGGTCCAAACGAGCGGCAGCGTCGATTTCGCTGTACGCGGCACCTTCGCCGGGCAAGTTTTCCAAACCGTACTCTTCGCCAAGTGTTTCCCCCGCTTTGACTTTTTCAACGCGGCGTCCAAGCTCGGCCAAGACGGCCTTCATTTGGCTGGGGCGAATTGCGATGCGAACGTCGGCGGCAGCACCTGTGGTCGTGTACCCGCCCTCGGCGACGTACAGACGACTCATCTCGCCTTTTGTCTCTTCTTGCATTGGATCGCGTTTTGCCGCGAACGTGCGTGAGTTGGTTTGGCTGCCCGTGTCGCTGCCCAGGAAATCTGACTGGAACGAAACGATGACTTCCGCTTCGGTGAAGTCAAATTTCTGAGTGGCTGGTTTGCCGAAGACACGCTGGGTGGCTTCGTTCATCAACCCGCCATCGATGGGGTCGTAAACGCAGACGGATGCGGCGGGCAGCTTCTTCTGCAGTTCGCCGATCATTCGCAACGTGGTGGGCGACGTCGTCGGCGACATCATCACCGCAACCGATCCGCCATCGCCGACTGATCGCAGCAAAGCCTGCCCATAATTCGCGAAGGCGTCCCAGTCGGACTCAATGCGTCGTTTTTCGCTGTCATCGAAACGGATCGGCACACCGGCTTCGCCGCGAGCCCGATCAGGATCGTAAAGCCCCAGCACGCAGGCCTGGGCATGAGTGCCCGCTCCGCCACCGGCTGGGTGGGTTGTGTTGGGCTCGGCTTTGATCGGACGACCATCGACGCAGGTGATCAGCAAGTGCTGGACTTCACCGGCGAGTTCAAAGTTGGTTGCCGCTTGATAAGTTTCGCCCGGCACACGATCAGCGGGACGCAGCACAAACGGCGCGATCAGCTCCTCGGGGTAACGACACCCCGCGGCACCCGCCATGGCCAGCGACGCACCCATGATTTGCATCCATCGACGACGCGAAACGCCCTCGGGGAATTCCGATGCTGCGACCGGAAATTCACGGTGCAAAAATTCGCTGACGAACGCGTCGTCTTGACGAAATTCCGACAAGCTTCGCCAGTACTGCGGTTTGCCTGCAGCGGACGAAGAGGAGGTTTCGGAAGAATCGAAACCGGCGTCTTGGGTCGAAGTGGTCATGGAGTGGAATCTTCTCAGTTCAGTTTGCGGTGAGTCAGCCGAATACAGCGGGCCGGTTGGTCTTGATGGACTATCGGTGACAAACCGCACAATGGACTTGTGGATTGATGTTGTGTTCTTCTCGGTGGGCCTTCGCGAATTCTTCTTGGTTGGCGAATTCACCCCAATCGTGGTCATCCGCTTTCCAATCAAGCTTGGTCACCAGCTCGACGGGGCGAAGGTGTTCATTTGGGTTGCGGTGACAGGTGATGCACCATGCCATCGACAACTGCTCGTGTTGGTACACGACTTCCATTTGATCGATGCGCCCGTGGCAGGAAACGCAACTGACGCCTGAATTCACGTGCGCGGCGTGGTTGAAGTAAACGAACTCCGGCAGGTTGTGAATTCGCATCCAAGCCACACTCCGGCCCGTTTTCCAACTCTCGTGGATCGGTGCCAACTTGGCACTTTCCGTTCGAACCGCACCCAGTGGCGTTTGCCCATTCTCGGCAGCAGGTGAGTGACAGTTCACGCAAGTCGCGGTGGGAGGCACCGCCGCGTGAGCCGCATCAAACACGGTGTTGTGGCAATACCGACAATCCATTTTCAACTGTCCCGCGTGAAGCGCGTGACTGAATGGGACCGGTTGCGTCGGTTGATAGCCCACGTTGAGAGTCTGAGGGTCCGTTACCAGTCCACCCATGGCAGCGGCGTACACGCCCCCGCCAACAAGGGCCAGTCCCAGAACGCCCAAGAAGGGATTGACCCAACGTGGAAACAAAAAACGTTTCATGATCGATCC encodes:
- a CDS encoding TAT-variant-translocated molybdopterin oxidoreductase, with translation MTTSTQDAGFDSSETSSSSAAGKPQYWRSLSEFRQDDAFVSEFLHREFPVAASEFPEGVSRRRWMQIMGASLAMAGAAGCRYPEELIAPFVLRPADRVPGETYQAATNFELAGEVQHLLITCVDGRPIKAEPNTTHPAGGGAGTHAQACVLGLYDPDRARGEAGVPIRFDDSEKRRIESDWDAFANYGQALLRSVGDGGSVAVMMSPTTSPTTLRMIGELQKKLPAASVCVYDPIDGGLMNEATQRVFGKPATQKFDFTEAEVIVSFQSDFLGSDTGSQTNSRTFAAKRDPMQEETKGEMSRLYVAEGGYTTTGAAADVRIAIRPSQMKAVLAELGRRVEKVKAGETLGEEYGLENLPGEGAAYSEIDAAARLDRFLNAAATDLAAAGDKGVVVVGETLGADAIVAGIDMNAKLGSLSSIQTFRPVAGADLKNQLTLQDAFDRIAKGDLSTVLFVDTNVVHTAPGDLNFTKALERVEHSIYLGIYDDETAEKCSWSLPMSHPLESWGDCVGVDGHYGICQPQIMPLLGGRSAAEVLALMLAEEVTEGEKLVRRTADSVSGSAISDRQWRKLLHDGFSEDVVVSAEEVAAGETSVELPAELPEITLDVDQDDIEVIFTASESLYDGRFANNGWLQELPQALTKLVWDNAAVMSPRTAEALGIKHGLMVAIRRGDTTVELPVYEMPGCAPGVITTQIGYGRTRVGAVGGSIEMDVDPVGVNVSPIRFSDSMLYAHPVEARPRYTEYDLVTTQDHWAIDELGRDEAESRSFSLIREGTLELLKKLPEFTEAKGPHVPSVGEEGSLWKEPINQIEESKDHIPQWGMSIDLTKCLGCNACVVACQSENNVPIVGKEQVGNSREMHWLRIDRYFQGDSDVADIVQEPVACMHCETAPCEQVCPVAATVHTDEGLNAMTYNRCIGTRYCGNNCPFKVRRFNYFNYNKDVGVGYGIDAYPGSIETANRKLQQLVLNPDVTVRGRGVMEKCTYCVQRIEHAKIDARKDGRNAVRDGDIVTACQAACPTNAIDFGNIADPESAVSKAKADIRSYGMLGQLNVKPRTSYKARIRNTPFALMTRKQIEDLSLEAPHHGHEEHGHDDHGHDEGDHGHDDHAHGEEEHTRNLTRPFQLPIV
- a CDS encoding cytochrome c3 family protein; protein product: MKRFLFPRWVNPFLGVLGLALVGGGVYAAAMGGLVTDPQTLNVGYQPTQPVPFSHALHAGQLKMDCRYCHNTVFDAAHAAVPPTATCVNCHSPAAENGQTPLGAVRTESAKLAPIHESWKTGRSVAWMRIHNLPEFVYFNHAAHVNSGVSCVSCHGRIDQMEVVYQHEQLSMAWCITCHRNPNEHLRPVELVTKLDWKADDHDWGEFANQEEFAKAHREEHNINPQVHCAVCHR